A part of Primulina eburnea isolate SZY01 chromosome 10, ASM2296580v1, whole genome shotgun sequence genomic DNA contains:
- the LOC140842772 gene encoding two-component response regulator ARR12-like isoform X2: MIVEKIVLDNEHSDKFPAGLRVLTVDDDPICLKLLETLLRKCQYHVTTTSQARMALKMLRENKDRFDLVISDVHMPDMDGFKLLELVGLELDLPVIMLSANSDPKLVMQGITHGACDYLVKPVRIEELRNIWQHVIRRKKVDSKNQNPSTDQFNAQPGCGESHVSPTRGNSDPHGKFIRKRKDEEDDGEDDGNESEDPSTQKKPRVVWSIELHRKFVAAVNHLGIEKAVPKRILDMMNVEGLTRENVASHLQKYRLFLKRISHATTQQANMAAAFGIKDSPFMRMGSLDGFGDFRTLSGPGRLGNVALSSYGTSGILGRLNSPANVNLRNLTQSPLVQPTHSPTLSNLIGKTHPVLSSSSQNPSLFQGIPSLELDQIQQKGTHFNGMDDSKIFATANTFTDSGAVIGGSSNLFSSNGNNPMMLVGGFGNPSSNNMASFSSESFTTGITCASNLLDPSKCNETWQNSIESPRNQPNSLLSTNTYHHQLPLNSMRNSNSSNGSCSQNNPIIAFSAPPQDLRERSCQDLFSDTQNTNQTTNQRWGEQRQNCRHIPNNALGSLNSQNPENGIISPLNRSLDHNTGIFEQKIGEFVNGRSSGGVSSLVQRNESDKSPMESRASSKENFLPEQPKLLGGFVHQSYDSLDDLMNAMIKRDVTTSICDFGFDDYAAFGQGI, encoded by the exons ATGATTGTGGAGAAAATCGTTCTTGACAATGAACATTCTGATAAGTTTCCAGCGGGCCTACGTGTTCTTACTGTTGATGATGACCCGATTTGCTTGAAGTTATTGGAAACTTTGCTTAGGAAGTGCCAGTATCATG TTACTACAACGAGTCAGGCTCGTATGGCATTGAAAATGTTGAGGGAAAACAAAGACAGATTTGACCTGGTTATCAGTGATGTGCATATGCCAGACATGGATGGTTTTAAGCTTCTTGAACTTGTTGGTCTTGAATTGGATTTACCTGTCATCA TGTTGTCAGCAAATAGCGATCCCAAACTTGTAATGCAAGGGATAACTCATGGTGCTTGTGATTATCTGGTGAAACCAGTCCGGATTGAGGAGTTGAGGAATATATGGCAACACGTAATTAGGAGAAAGAAGGTCGATTCGAAGAACCAGAATCCATCCACTGATCAATTCAATGCTCAGCCAGGTTGTGGAGAAAGTCATGTATCTCCAACAAGAGGGAATTCAGATCCGCACGGGAAATTTATTCGAAAAAGAAAGGACGAGGAAGACGATGGCGAAGATGATGGAAATGAAAGTGAAGATCCCTCAACACAAAAGAAACCTCGTGTAGTCTGGTCTATTGAGCTTCATCGGAAATTTGTTGCAGCTGTGAATCATTTAGGAATCGAGA AAGCTGTTCCTAAAAGGATCCTTGACATGATGAATGTTGAAGGGCTTACTCGGGAAAATGTGGCGAGCCACCTCCAG AAGTATAGGCTTTTCCTGAAAAGAATCAGCCATGCCACAACCCAGCAAGCAAATATGGCAGCTGCTTTCGGAATTAAGGATTCCCCTTTCATGCGAATGGGTTCATTGGATGGGTTCGGAGATTTTCGTACTTTGTCTGGACCAGGAAGACTCGGAAATGTTGCTTTATCATCTTACGGAACCAGTGGCATACTTGGGAGATTAAATAGTCCTGCTAATGTGAACCTTCGTAATCTCACACAATCTCCTCTAGTCCAACCGACTCATTCTCCAACATTGAGCAACTTGATTGGGAAAACACACCCAGTCCTCTCATCCTCGAGTCAAAATCCGAGTTTATTTCAAGGGATACCATCATTGGAGCTGGATCAAATACAACAGAAAGGCACTCATTTCAATGGCATGGATGATTCAAAAATCTTTGCCACTGCCAATACATTTACAGATTCAGGAGCAGTTATTGGCGGCTCTAGCAACTTGTTTAGTAGTAATGGAAATAATCCCATGATGCTTGTTGGGGGATTTGGAAATCCGTCTTCCAATAACATGGCTTCCTTCAGCTCAGAATCCTTTACTACTGGTATCACTTGTGCCTCTAATCTACTGGATCCCAGTAAATGTAACGAGACCTGGCAAAACAGCATTGAATCACCCAGAAATCAGCCAAATTCTTTGCTTTCCACGAATACTTATCATCATCAGTTACCTCTCAATAGTATGAGAAACAGTAACTCTTCAAATGGTTCTTGTTCTCAGAACAACCCCATCATTGCTTTTTCAGCGCCGCCTCAAGATTTGAGGGAGAGATCTTGCCAAGATTTGTTCAGTGATACTCAAAATACAAATCAAACCACGAACCAGAGATGGGGAGAACAAAGGCAGAATTGCAGGCACATTCCAAACAATGCTTTAGGTTCCTTAAATTCTCAAAATCCCGAAAATGGTATCATCTCTCCCTTGAACCGGAGTCTGGACCACAATACTGGGATATTTGAACAGAAGATTGGCGAGTTTGTAAATGGCAGATCAAGTGGAGGTGTTTCAAGTCTCGTGCAGCGGAACGAGAGTGACAAATCACCAATGGAATCTAGAGCCAGTTCCAAAGAGAACTTCCTTCCGGAGCAACCAAAGCTGCTAGGTGGCTTCGTTCATCAAAGTTATGATTCATTGGATGATTTAATGAACGCAATGATCAAACGG GATGTAACCACATCAATTTGTGACTTTGGATTTGATGATTACGCTGCTTTTGGTCAAGGTATATAA
- the LOC140842772 gene encoding two-component response regulator ARR12-like isoform X1 produces the protein MIVEKIVLDNEHSDKFPAGLRVLTVDDDPICLKLLETLLRKCQYHVTTTSQARMALKMLRENKDRFDLVISDVHMPDMDGFKLLELVGLELDLPVIMLSANSDPKLVMQGITHGACDYLVKPVRIEELRNIWQHVIRRKKVDSKNQNPSTDQFNAQPGCGESHVSPTRGNSDPHGKFIRKRKDEEDDGEDDGNESEDPSTQKKPRVVWSIELHRKFVAAVNHLGIEKAVPKRILDMMNVEGLTRENVASHLQKYRLFLKRISHATTQQANMAAAFGIKDSPFMRMGSLDGFGDFRTLSGPGRLGNVALSSYGTSGILGRLNSPANVNLRNLTQSPLVQPTHSPTLSNLIGKTHPVLSSSSQNPSLFQGIPSLELDQIQQKGTHFNGMDDSKIFATANTFTDSGAVIGGSSNLFSSNGNNPMMLVGGFGNPSSNNMASFSSESFTTGITCASNLLDPSKCNETWQNSIESPRNQPNSLLSTNTYHHQLPLNSMRNSNSSNGSCSQNNPIIAFSAPPQDLRERSCQDLFSDTQNTNQTTNQRWGEQRQNCRHIPNNALGSLNSQNPENGIISPLNRSLDHNTGIFEQKIGEFVNGRSSGGVSSLVQRNESDKSPMESRASSKENFLPEQPKLLGGFVHQSYDSLDDLMNAMIKREQDVTTSICDFGFDDYAAFGQGI, from the exons ATGATTGTGGAGAAAATCGTTCTTGACAATGAACATTCTGATAAGTTTCCAGCGGGCCTACGTGTTCTTACTGTTGATGATGACCCGATTTGCTTGAAGTTATTGGAAACTTTGCTTAGGAAGTGCCAGTATCATG TTACTACAACGAGTCAGGCTCGTATGGCATTGAAAATGTTGAGGGAAAACAAAGACAGATTTGACCTGGTTATCAGTGATGTGCATATGCCAGACATGGATGGTTTTAAGCTTCTTGAACTTGTTGGTCTTGAATTGGATTTACCTGTCATCA TGTTGTCAGCAAATAGCGATCCCAAACTTGTAATGCAAGGGATAACTCATGGTGCTTGTGATTATCTGGTGAAACCAGTCCGGATTGAGGAGTTGAGGAATATATGGCAACACGTAATTAGGAGAAAGAAGGTCGATTCGAAGAACCAGAATCCATCCACTGATCAATTCAATGCTCAGCCAGGTTGTGGAGAAAGTCATGTATCTCCAACAAGAGGGAATTCAGATCCGCACGGGAAATTTATTCGAAAAAGAAAGGACGAGGAAGACGATGGCGAAGATGATGGAAATGAAAGTGAAGATCCCTCAACACAAAAGAAACCTCGTGTAGTCTGGTCTATTGAGCTTCATCGGAAATTTGTTGCAGCTGTGAATCATTTAGGAATCGAGA AAGCTGTTCCTAAAAGGATCCTTGACATGATGAATGTTGAAGGGCTTACTCGGGAAAATGTGGCGAGCCACCTCCAG AAGTATAGGCTTTTCCTGAAAAGAATCAGCCATGCCACAACCCAGCAAGCAAATATGGCAGCTGCTTTCGGAATTAAGGATTCCCCTTTCATGCGAATGGGTTCATTGGATGGGTTCGGAGATTTTCGTACTTTGTCTGGACCAGGAAGACTCGGAAATGTTGCTTTATCATCTTACGGAACCAGTGGCATACTTGGGAGATTAAATAGTCCTGCTAATGTGAACCTTCGTAATCTCACACAATCTCCTCTAGTCCAACCGACTCATTCTCCAACATTGAGCAACTTGATTGGGAAAACACACCCAGTCCTCTCATCCTCGAGTCAAAATCCGAGTTTATTTCAAGGGATACCATCATTGGAGCTGGATCAAATACAACAGAAAGGCACTCATTTCAATGGCATGGATGATTCAAAAATCTTTGCCACTGCCAATACATTTACAGATTCAGGAGCAGTTATTGGCGGCTCTAGCAACTTGTTTAGTAGTAATGGAAATAATCCCATGATGCTTGTTGGGGGATTTGGAAATCCGTCTTCCAATAACATGGCTTCCTTCAGCTCAGAATCCTTTACTACTGGTATCACTTGTGCCTCTAATCTACTGGATCCCAGTAAATGTAACGAGACCTGGCAAAACAGCATTGAATCACCCAGAAATCAGCCAAATTCTTTGCTTTCCACGAATACTTATCATCATCAGTTACCTCTCAATAGTATGAGAAACAGTAACTCTTCAAATGGTTCTTGTTCTCAGAACAACCCCATCATTGCTTTTTCAGCGCCGCCTCAAGATTTGAGGGAGAGATCTTGCCAAGATTTGTTCAGTGATACTCAAAATACAAATCAAACCACGAACCAGAGATGGGGAGAACAAAGGCAGAATTGCAGGCACATTCCAAACAATGCTTTAGGTTCCTTAAATTCTCAAAATCCCGAAAATGGTATCATCTCTCCCTTGAACCGGAGTCTGGACCACAATACTGGGATATTTGAACAGAAGATTGGCGAGTTTGTAAATGGCAGATCAAGTGGAGGTGTTTCAAGTCTCGTGCAGCGGAACGAGAGTGACAAATCACCAATGGAATCTAGAGCCAGTTCCAAAGAGAACTTCCTTCCGGAGCAACCAAAGCTGCTAGGTGGCTTCGTTCATCAAAGTTATGATTCATTGGATGATTTAATGAACGCAATGATCAAACGG GAACAGGATGTAACCACATCAATTTGTGACTTTGGATTTGATGATTACGCTGCTTTTGGTCAAGGTATATAA
- the LOC140842773 gene encoding uncharacterized protein — MNRRSGACLRCCLVIFAVVSALCVSGPALYFKFNKGLKLKASSACPPCICNCAPPQSLLQIAPGLANLSVTDCGKDDPDLKEEMEKQFVDLLSEELKLQETVDEESSRHMNITFGEARRLASQYQREAEKCNIATETCEGARERAVVLLTKEKKITLLWERRARQLGWEGE, encoded by the exons ATGAACAGAAGATCTGGGGCTTGCCTGCGCTGTTGCTTGGTGATTTTTGCAGTAGTTTCTGCACTCTGTGTGTCTGGCCCGGCTTTGTATTTCAAATTCAACAAGGGATTGAAATTGAAAGCTTCTTCAGCTTGTCCTCCATGCATCTGCAATTGCGCCCCACCTCAATCCCTTCTTCAGATTGCACCTG GATTGGCTAATCTTTCTGTTACAG ATTGTGGGAAAGATGACCCTGATCTCAAGGAGGAGATGGAGAAGCAATTTGTTGACTTATTATCAGAAGAGCTGAAATTGCAAGAAACTGTCGATGAAGAGAGTTCCCGACACATGAACATCACCTTTGGTGAGGCGAGAAGATTGGCTTCTCAATATCAAAGGGAAGCCGAAAAATGCAATATCGCCACGGAAACTTGTGAGGGGGCCCGGGAGCGAGCGGTGGTGCTGCTCACTAAAGAAAAGAAGATAACTTTGCTTTGGGAACGAAGAGCTCGTCAACTTGGTTGGGAAGGCGAGTAA